Proteins encoded by one window of Micromonospora coxensis:
- a CDS encoding Gfo/Idh/MocA family protein has translation MRIALAGLATSHPYTDARALRDVAQLTVWEPDPHRLDRFRAEHPHATVLPDLDALLAADPDGVVLTVPTPDVPPALDKVLHRGLPCFVNKPAAATREQLDQLERVVSRAPELVLTSSVLRFAPQFVAFDVPREQVLAVRATVRHDVGLWATGYNPWQDDPAVGGGTLVMMGLHGVELLVALLGPAVRLVGAAGAVRRHHGLRSEDTGVLALRWDDGVTGTVEVLGVSAAETYEVTVHTVDGERRVLLRGGAEELGYRSTVEAFVAMVGGAPSPVPWSQTRAVLDVLTSARALA, from the coding sequence ATGCGCATCGCCCTCGCCGGACTCGCCACCAGCCACCCCTACACCGACGCCCGCGCGCTGCGCGACGTCGCGCAGTTGACGGTGTGGGAGCCCGACCCGCACCGGCTGGACCGCTTCCGCGCCGAACACCCGCACGCCACGGTGCTGCCCGACCTCGACGCGCTGCTCGCCGCGGACCCGGACGGCGTGGTCCTCACCGTGCCCACCCCGGACGTGCCGCCGGCACTGGACAAGGTCCTGCACCGCGGGCTGCCGTGCTTCGTCAACAAGCCCGCCGCGGCCACCCGTGAGCAGCTCGACCAGCTGGAACGGGTGGTCTCGCGGGCGCCGGAGCTGGTGCTGACCTCCTCCGTGCTGCGCTTCGCCCCGCAGTTCGTCGCGTTCGACGTGCCGCGCGAGCAGGTGCTGGCGGTCCGGGCGACGGTGCGCCACGACGTGGGCCTGTGGGCCACCGGCTACAACCCCTGGCAGGACGACCCGGCGGTGGGCGGCGGCACCCTGGTCATGATGGGCCTGCACGGGGTGGAGCTGCTGGTGGCGTTGCTGGGTCCGGCGGTACGGCTGGTCGGCGCCGCCGGCGCGGTGCGCCGCCACCACGGTCTGCGCTCGGAGGACACCGGCGTGCTCGCGCTGCGCTGGGACGACGGGGTGACCGGCACCGTCGAGGTGCTCGGGGTCAGCGCCGCCGAGACGTACGAGGTCACCGTGCACACGGTCGACGGAGAACGTCGGGTGCTCCTGCGTGGCGGCGCGGAGGAGCTGGGGTACCGGTCCACCGTCGAGGCGTTCGTGGCCATGGTGGGCGGCGCGCCGAGTCCGGTGCCGTGGTCGCAGACCCGCGCGGTGCTCGACGTGCTCACCTCCGCCCGGGCGCTGGCCTGA
- a CDS encoding amidohydrolase family protein, with protein sequence MIIDVHAHWGPWFFSMQVGDLATNLAVMDRYGIDLAVVSATEAVIYDVTAGNRAMARTLEDSDRLLGYLTVNPRRLDDAERDLRELLPTGRFVGVKIHTDYTGSPVASPQTRAALELVAAHDLPALVHTWDATPLDLAQACADIPRLRAIAGHMGANGWRHAVEAANAVDNLWLEPCFSHTEAGRFAAVAAAVDPRRLLFGTDATLIDPAAAYGAVLAADLDPELAERVAWPQRRRPVPARRRRLTPTPAHTTRGPPPEPGSGPRRRTPADYFFGSGNRARSLPSMPQVALPSGVKWNDGLLYQPRGTLSYSTVVSPPGTVGSSQMSLVQCTQENTRPSTPLNWP encoded by the coding sequence ATGATCATCGACGTGCACGCCCACTGGGGGCCGTGGTTCTTCAGCATGCAGGTCGGCGACCTCGCCACCAACCTCGCCGTCATGGACCGCTACGGCATCGACCTCGCCGTCGTCTCGGCCACCGAGGCGGTGATCTACGACGTGACCGCCGGCAACCGGGCGATGGCCCGCACGCTGGAGGACAGCGACCGGCTGCTCGGCTACCTCACGGTCAACCCGCGCCGGCTCGACGACGCCGAACGCGACCTGCGGGAGCTGCTGCCCACGGGCCGATTCGTCGGGGTGAAGATCCACACCGACTACACGGGGTCCCCGGTGGCCTCCCCCCAGACCCGGGCGGCCCTGGAGCTGGTCGCCGCGCACGACCTGCCCGCCCTGGTGCACACCTGGGACGCCACCCCGCTGGACCTGGCCCAGGCCTGCGCCGACATCCCCCGGCTGCGGGCCATCGCGGGCCACATGGGCGCCAACGGGTGGCGCCATGCCGTCGAGGCCGCGAACGCGGTGGACAACCTCTGGCTCGAACCCTGCTTCTCCCACACCGAGGCCGGACGCTTCGCCGCGGTCGCGGCGGCCGTCGACCCCCGGCGGCTGCTGTTCGGCACCGACGCCACCCTCATCGACCCGGCCGCCGCCTACGGGGCCGTGCTCGCCGCCGACCTCGACCCCGAGCTGGCCGAGCGGGTCGCCTGGCCGCAACGCCGCCGACCTGTTCCGGCTCGACGTCGACGGCTGACCCCGACCCCCGCGCACACGACGCGGGGGCCGCCTCCCGAACCGGGAAGCGGCCCCCGCCGTCGTACGCCCGCCGACTACTTCTTCGGCAGCGGGAACCGGGCCAGGTCGTTGCCGAGCATGCCCCAGGTGGCCCTGCCGTCCGGGGTGAAGTGGAACGACGGGTTGTTGTACCAGCCGCGCGGCACGTTGTCGTACAGCACGGTGGTCTCGCCGCCGGGCACCGTCGGCAGCTCGCAGATGTCGTTGGTCCAGTGCACCCAGGAGAACACCCGACCGTCGACCCCGTTGAACTGGCCGTAG
- a CDS encoding amidohydrolase family protein codes for MASLRAALFDVADGNDEAAALAGPRVLPVGAVDLRDPLGAEREIDRLAERGVRAVRLFPDEQRVEADFPSVRHVARRAARAGLVILAGGDVRRFWRPLRGTTVVFLDTHFYHLGDFVVAARDEPGFHTSTRLLNSPDALETVAEHLGVDRLLYGSRTPWYEAVVPRLRLARSGLTPDQVAAVAGGNAHRILEPPA; via the coding sequence GTGGCCAGCCTGCGCGCCGCCCTGTTCGACGTCGCCGACGGCAACGACGAGGCCGCGGCCCTCGCCGGGCCCCGCGTGCTCCCGGTCGGCGCAGTCGACCTGCGGGACCCGCTCGGCGCCGAGCGGGAGATCGACCGGCTGGCCGAGCGGGGCGTACGCGCCGTGCGGCTCTTCCCCGACGAGCAACGGGTCGAGGCGGACTTCCCGTCGGTACGGCACGTGGCCCGCCGCGCCGCCCGGGCCGGCCTGGTGATCCTCGCCGGCGGCGACGTGCGCCGCTTCTGGCGCCCACTGCGCGGCACGACCGTCGTCTTCCTCGACACGCACTTCTACCACCTGGGCGACTTCGTGGTCGCCGCCCGCGACGAACCGGGCTTCCACACCTCGACCCGCCTGCTCAACTCTCCCGACGCGTTGGAGACCGTCGCGGAGCACCTGGGCGTCGACCGTCTGCTCTACGGCTCCCGCACCCCCTGGTACGAGGCCGTCGTACCCCGGCTGCGGCTGGCCCGCAGCGGCCTCACGCCGGACCAGGTCGCCGCCGTGGCCGGCGGCAACGCCCACCGGATCCTGGAGCCGCCGGCATGA
- a CDS encoding NAD-dependent epimerase/dehydratase family protein, with translation MRTVAELEERLSRPRDVLVDLRKLDGDILILGAGGKLGPSLVRLALRGVAEAGTGARVIAVSRFSEPGLADALRAQGAVIVEADVADDAALAALPDAANVLFLVGAKFGTSGREHATWATNAYLPGRVAQRFAGSRIVALSTGNVYPLVPVTTGGCVEQTPVQPVGEYAMSCLGRERVLSHFSVRDDTPMALIRLNYAVEMRYGVLVDVAAAVLGGHPIDLTMGHANIVWQGYANEVTLRPAPHGDAAVRVEPDRPELVSIRQVAHRPGRRMGREAHLTGTEAPTALLSNAQLCHRLFGYPDVPVAELIDLTAQWVADGNPLLGKPTGFQRRDGNF, from the coding sequence ATGCGTACGGTGGCGGAACTGGAGGAGCGGCTCTCGCGCCCGCGGGACGTCCTGGTGGACCTGCGCAAGCTCGACGGCGACATCCTCATCCTCGGGGCGGGCGGGAAACTCGGCCCGAGCCTGGTGCGGCTGGCGCTGCGCGGCGTCGCCGAGGCGGGCACCGGCGCCCGGGTGATCGCGGTGTCCCGCTTCTCCGAACCCGGACTCGCCGACGCCCTGCGCGCCCAGGGCGCGGTGATCGTCGAGGCCGACGTCGCCGACGACGCCGCCCTGGCCGCCCTGCCCGACGCGGCGAACGTGCTCTTCCTCGTCGGGGCGAAGTTCGGCACCTCCGGCCGGGAGCACGCCACCTGGGCCACCAACGCCTACCTGCCCGGGCGCGTCGCACAGCGCTTCGCCGGCTCGCGCATCGTCGCGCTGAGCACCGGCAACGTCTACCCCCTGGTGCCGGTCACCACCGGCGGCTGCGTCGAGCAGACCCCGGTACAGCCCGTCGGCGAGTACGCCATGTCCTGCCTCGGCCGCGAACGCGTGCTGAGCCACTTCAGCGTGCGCGACGACACCCCGATGGCGCTGATCCGCCTCAACTACGCCGTCGAGATGCGCTACGGCGTCCTCGTCGACGTCGCCGCCGCGGTCCTGGGCGGACACCCGATCGACCTGACCATGGGGCACGCCAACATCGTCTGGCAGGGCTACGCCAACGAGGTCACCCTGCGCCCTGCACCACACGGCGACGCCGCCGTTCGTGTTGAACCTGACCGGCCGGAGCTGGTCTCCATCCGCCAGGTCGCCCACCGCCCTGGCCGCCGGATGGGCCGCGAGGCGCACCTCACCGGCACCGAGGCACCGACCGCGCTGCTGTCCAACGCCCAGCTCTGCCACCGGCTCTTCGGATACCCCGACGTGCCGGTCGCCGAGCTGATCGACCTGACGGCGCAGTGGGTCGCCGACGGCAATCCCCTGCTCGGCAAGCCGACCGGATTCCAGCGCCGCGACGGCAATTTCTAG